In the Deinococcus apachensis DSM 19763 genome, one interval contains:
- a CDS encoding BTAD domain-containing putative transcriptional regulator, which yields MPESQTSWRLDVLGPPRLTSPEGRALPLERKTAALLAYIALEGGAPRGHLAELLWPETPTGAARNNLVHLLRRLREASGADLVEAGDSLALGSNVTVDALDLLNPGGAGAGGALLDGVDFDDLPDFAEWVLAQGERLAAVQAGRYREEVERLLREGETTEAAALAERWTELDPVSEEGHRALMRAHYDLGDRAAALRAYHRCKHTLRHQLGAEPSAPTQRLARDIDLGTVERRVPRRAARIPLQVLRPPILVGREDVWARMEEAWEKGLGIMIEGDPGSGKTRLAQDFLRSRKDHQILFFQGRPGDADVPYATHARNFRQTLAANPDLDLPRWVIRELARMLPELGEAPPPMTTEADKRRFYEAKYEVVRLVAERGPVIICTDDVQFMDEPSIEAGAYVGSRFWGDTNTMLRCLYCHRTGELPPYSAALLDSMYAAGVVVPIHLSPLSQDAVTALLTDLDVPNGAGVAGEVALATRGNVQFVLETVKNMFERGSAEVRPPASRPAGVGAMIEERLTRLSPNALQAARAAAVLRRDFTLELVTQTLGTGLLDTMTAWEELEATQVVSGEAFSHDLVLETVLAQMPPTVRRVLHRSAARVLAAAGAHPARVAGHWENGEDPKQAAPWLVRAGEAAAGNLRFVEAREFYTRAEAAFTASGDVGGAAGVRRSLEVLADRAAQVPS from the coding sequence ATGCCTGAATCTCAGACGTCCTGGCGACTGGACGTGCTCGGTCCGCCGCGCCTCACCTCGCCGGAGGGCCGGGCGCTACCCCTGGAGCGCAAGACCGCCGCGCTGCTGGCATACATCGCGCTGGAGGGTGGGGCGCCGCGCGGTCATCTTGCCGAGTTGCTGTGGCCTGAGACGCCCACCGGGGCAGCCAGAAACAACCTCGTGCACCTGTTGCGCCGCCTGAGAGAGGCGAGCGGCGCGGATCTCGTGGAGGCGGGCGACTCGCTCGCCCTGGGGTCGAACGTCACCGTGGATGCGCTCGACCTCCTCAACCCCGGGGGCGCGGGGGCGGGGGGCGCGCTGCTGGACGGGGTGGACTTTGACGACCTGCCCGACTTCGCCGAGTGGGTCCTCGCCCAGGGCGAGCGGCTGGCGGCGGTGCAGGCGGGCCGGTACCGCGAGGAGGTCGAGCGCCTGCTCCGGGAGGGCGAGACCACCGAGGCCGCCGCCCTTGCCGAACGCTGGACCGAACTCGACCCCGTCTCCGAGGAAGGGCACCGGGCCCTGATGCGCGCGCACTACGACCTCGGCGACCGGGCGGCGGCGCTGCGGGCCTACCACCGCTGCAAGCACACGCTCCGCCACCAACTCGGCGCCGAGCCCTCGGCGCCGACACAGCGTCTCGCGCGGGATATTGACCTAGGCACCGTGGAGAGGCGGGTCCCCCGGCGGGCCGCCCGTATCCCCCTTCAGGTGCTGCGCCCCCCCATCCTGGTGGGCCGCGAGGACGTGTGGGCACGCATGGAGGAGGCGTGGGAGAAGGGCCTGGGCATCATGATCGAGGGGGACCCCGGCTCGGGCAAGACGCGCCTCGCCCAGGACTTCCTGCGTTCGCGGAAGGATCATCAAATTCTGTTCTTCCAGGGACGCCCGGGGGACGCGGACGTGCCCTACGCCACTCACGCGCGCAACTTTCGGCAGACTCTCGCGGCCAACCCCGACCTCGACCTGCCGCGGTGGGTGATCCGCGAACTCGCCCGGATGCTGCCCGAACTTGGGGAGGCGCCGCCCCCCATGACGACCGAGGCGGACAAGCGCCGCTTCTACGAAGCGAAGTACGAGGTCGTGCGGCTGGTGGCCGAGCGCGGCCCCGTCATCATCTGCACGGACGACGTGCAGTTCATGGACGAGCCCAGCATTGAGGCGGGCGCCTACGTCGGCTCGCGCTTCTGGGGCGACACGAACACGATGTTGCGCTGCCTGTACTGCCACCGCACCGGGGAGCTGCCGCCCTACTCGGCGGCGCTGCTCGACTCCATGTACGCGGCGGGCGTTGTCGTTCCCATTCACCTCTCCCCCCTGAGCCAGGACGCCGTCACGGCCCTGCTCACCGACCTCGACGTGCCGAACGGGGCGGGCGTGGCCGGGGAGGTCGCGCTCGCCACGCGGGGCAACGTGCAGTTCGTGCTGGAGACGGTCAAGAACATGTTCGAGCGGGGAAGTGCCGAGGTCCGTCCCCCCGCCTCCCGGCCCGCGGGCGTGGGGGCGATGATCGAGGAGCGCCTCACCCGGCTCTCGCCGAACGCCCTGCAAGCGGCGCGGGCGGCGGCGGTGCTCCGGCGCGACTTCACGCTCGAACTGGTCACCCAGACGCTCGGCACGGGCCTGCTGGACACCATGACGGCCTGGGAGGAGCTGGAGGCGACGCAGGTCGTCTCCGGGGAGGCCTTCAGCCACGACCTTGTGCTCGAAACGGTGCTTGCCCAGATGCCGCCCACGGTGCGCCGGGTGCTGCACCGCAGCGCGGCGCGGGTACTGGCGGCGGCGGGCGCCCATCCCGCCCGGGTGGCGGGGCACTGGGAGAACGGCGAGGACCCGAAGCAGGCCGCGCCCTGGCTGGTCAGGGCGGGCGAAGCGGCGGCGGGCAACCTTAGGTTCGTTGAGGCTCGCGAGTTCTACACCCGCGCCGAGGCTGCGTTCACGGCGTCAGGAGACGTAGGCGGGGCGGCGGGCGTGCGCCGGAGTCTCGAAGTGTTGGCCGACCGGGCGGCGCAAGTGCCCTCCTGA